In Camelina sativa cultivar DH55 chromosome 16, Cs, whole genome shotgun sequence, a single window of DNA contains:
- the LOC104749621 gene encoding probable beta-1,3-galactosyltransferase 3 isoform X2: MSTKMKGEIFISKSLVSKKWTLLLCFGSFCFGILFTDRMWNIPESKDITRPSVTEAERLKLISEGCGPKTKEVNRDPQALFGEVSKTHNAIQSLDKTISSLEMELAAARSAQESLTNSAPISNDVEKKQLPRKRRYLMVVGINTAFSSRKRRDSVRTTWMPSGEKRKKLEEEKGIIIRFVIGHSATAGGILDRSIEAEDKKHGDFLRLDHVEGYLELSGKTKTYFSTAVSMWDAEFYVKVDDDVHVNIATLGETLVRHRKKPRLYIGCMKSGPVLSQKGVRYHEPEYWKFGENGNKYFRHATGQLYAISRDLASYISLNQRVLHKYANEDVTLGAWFIGLDVTHIDDRRLCCGTPPDCEWKAQAGNICVASFDWTCSGICRSADRIKEVHKRCGEPENAIWKASF; this comes from the exons atgtcgacgAAGATGAAAGGAGAGATTTTTATCTCTAAAAGCTTAGTATCTAAGAAATGGACATTATTACTCTGCTTTGGGAGCTTCTGCTTTGGGATACTCTTCACCGATAg GATGTGGAATATTCCAGAGTCTAAAGACATAACTCGACCATCCGTAACAGAAGCTGAAAGGTTGAAGCTGATCTCTGAAGGCTGTGGTCCCAAAACT AAAGAAGTAAATCGTGATCCTCAGGCTTTATTTGGAGAAGTTTCAAAGACTCATAACGCTATACA GTCATTGGATAAGACTATTTCAAGCTTAGAGATGGAGTTAGCCGCAGCAAGATCAGCTCAAGAATCTTTAACAAACAGTGCTCCTATATCGAATGATGTAGAGAAGAAGCAATTACCTAGGAAAAGACGGTATTTGATGGTTGTAGGGATTAATACCGCTTTTAGTAGcagaaagagaagagattctGTTCGAACAACTTGGATGCCTTCAG gtgaaaaaagaaaaaagttggaagaagagaaaggaattATTATACGGTTTGTGATTGGTCATAG TGCCACTGCTGGTGGAATTCTAGACCGATCCATTGAAGCAGAGGACAAGAAGCATGGAGATTTCTTGagattg GACCATGTTGAAGGATACCTCGAGTTATCAGGCAAAacgaaaacatatttttctacTGCGGTTTCAATGTGGGATGCAGAGTTCTATGTTAAAGTAGATGATGATGTTCATGTAAATATCG CAACCCTTGGGGAAACTCTTGTTAGACACAGGAAGAAACCTCGACTCTATATCGGCTGCATGAAATCTGGTCCAGTCCTCTCTCAAAA AGGAGTTAGATACCACGAGCCTGAGTATTGGAAATTTGGTGAGAACGGGAACAAGTACTTTCGTCATGCTACTGGACAGTTATACGCCATTTCAAGAGACTTGGCTTCTTATATCTCTCTTAATCA GCGTGTTCTGCACAAATATGCAAATGAGGATGTTACATTAGGTGCTTGGTTTATCGGGCTTGATGTTACACATATCGATGATAGAAGGCTATGTTGCGGCACTCCTCCTG ATTGTGAATGGAAAGCACAGGCAGGAAACATATGTGTAGCTTCATTCGACTGGACATGCAGCGGTATCTGCAGATCAGCTGATCGGATAAAAGAGGTTCATAAGCGATGTGGTGAACCGGAAAACGCTATCTGGAAAGCCAGTTTTTGA
- the LOC104749621 gene encoding probable beta-1,3-galactosyltransferase 3 isoform X1 yields MSTKMKGEIFISKSLVSKKWTLLLCFGSFCFGILFTDRMWNIPESKDITRPSVTEAERLKLISEGCGPKTLYQKEVNRDPQALFGEVSKTHNAIQSLDKTISSLEMELAAARSAQESLTNSAPISNDVEKKQLPRKRRYLMVVGINTAFSSRKRRDSVRTTWMPSGEKRKKLEEEKGIIIRFVIGHSATAGGILDRSIEAEDKKHGDFLRLDHVEGYLELSGKTKTYFSTAVSMWDAEFYVKVDDDVHVNIATLGETLVRHRKKPRLYIGCMKSGPVLSQKGVRYHEPEYWKFGENGNKYFRHATGQLYAISRDLASYISLNQRVLHKYANEDVTLGAWFIGLDVTHIDDRRLCCGTPPDCEWKAQAGNICVASFDWTCSGICRSADRIKEVHKRCGEPENAIWKASF; encoded by the exons atgtcgacgAAGATGAAAGGAGAGATTTTTATCTCTAAAAGCTTAGTATCTAAGAAATGGACATTATTACTCTGCTTTGGGAGCTTCTGCTTTGGGATACTCTTCACCGATAg GATGTGGAATATTCCAGAGTCTAAAGACATAACTCGACCATCCGTAACAGAAGCTGAAAGGTTGAAGCTGATCTCTGAAGGCTGTGGTCCCAAAACT ctttaccAGAAAGAAGTAAATCGTGATCCTCAGGCTTTATTTGGAGAAGTTTCAAAGACTCATAACGCTATACA GTCATTGGATAAGACTATTTCAAGCTTAGAGATGGAGTTAGCCGCAGCAAGATCAGCTCAAGAATCTTTAACAAACAGTGCTCCTATATCGAATGATGTAGAGAAGAAGCAATTACCTAGGAAAAGACGGTATTTGATGGTTGTAGGGATTAATACCGCTTTTAGTAGcagaaagagaagagattctGTTCGAACAACTTGGATGCCTTCAG gtgaaaaaagaaaaaagttggaagaagagaaaggaattATTATACGGTTTGTGATTGGTCATAG TGCCACTGCTGGTGGAATTCTAGACCGATCCATTGAAGCAGAGGACAAGAAGCATGGAGATTTCTTGagattg GACCATGTTGAAGGATACCTCGAGTTATCAGGCAAAacgaaaacatatttttctacTGCGGTTTCAATGTGGGATGCAGAGTTCTATGTTAAAGTAGATGATGATGTTCATGTAAATATCG CAACCCTTGGGGAAACTCTTGTTAGACACAGGAAGAAACCTCGACTCTATATCGGCTGCATGAAATCTGGTCCAGTCCTCTCTCAAAA AGGAGTTAGATACCACGAGCCTGAGTATTGGAAATTTGGTGAGAACGGGAACAAGTACTTTCGTCATGCTACTGGACAGTTATACGCCATTTCAAGAGACTTGGCTTCTTATATCTCTCTTAATCA GCGTGTTCTGCACAAATATGCAAATGAGGATGTTACATTAGGTGCTTGGTTTATCGGGCTTGATGTTACACATATCGATGATAGAAGGCTATGTTGCGGCACTCCTCCTG ATTGTGAATGGAAAGCACAGGCAGGAAACATATGTGTAGCTTCATTCGACTGGACATGCAGCGGTATCTGCAGATCAGCTGATCGGATAAAAGAGGTTCATAAGCGATGTGGTGAACCGGAAAACGCTATCTGGAAAGCCAGTTTTTGA
- the LOC104753325 gene encoding uncharacterized protein LOC104753325, with amino-acid sequence MNNLSLMLNKAAKEGKFGYHHHCDIAKLTHLCFADDLLIFVDGSVVSVQNVLEVLKEFEEKSGLAISLQKSSLYSGGLIEEEITSITSATGLPHGTLPVRYLGVPLCTKKLTLQNCRLVLINTVIAGISNFWCSTFMLPKACIRKINSMCSAFLWKGHLEGHHNARVSWDTLTKTKEQGGLGIRDLATWNMACVLKLIWLLFFRLGSVWVAWFWSDNWSPFGNLSNFLSPARLGIHAQATLDQVYNHGNWSLPNPRSENQVSLQAYLTTLHLSEEEDHYEWQMEGKIYQKYSTRGIYNCIYTQHALFLGGEQSGAKEGFLDTAS; translated from the exons ATGAACAACCTCTCCCTAATGTTGAACAAAGCTGCGAAGGAGGGGAAGTTTGGTTACCATCATCACTGTGACATAGCTAAACTCACCCATCTTTGCTTCGCTGATGATCTCCTCATCTTTGTTGATGGCTCGGTTGTGTCGGTTCAAAATGTTTTGGAGGTTCTCAAAGAATTTGAAGAGAAATCGGGACTTGCCATCAGCCTTCAAAAGTCCTCCTTATATAGTGGTGGTCTAATAGAGGAAGAAATTACCTCAATTACTTCTGCAACGGGTCTTCCCCATGGCACTCTACCTGTCCGTTACCTCGGTGTTCCCCTCTGCACGAAAAAGCTAACTCTTCAGAACT GTCGCCTAGTGCTAATAAACACGGTGATAGCAGGGATCTCTAACTTTTGGTGCTCAACTTTCATGCTCCCTAAAGCTTGCATCCGTAAGATTAACTCTATGTGTAGTGCCTTCTTGTGGAAAGGTCATCTGGAGGGTCATCATAATGCAAGGGTTTCGTGGGACACACTAACCAAAACGAAGGAACAAGGAGGATTGGGAATAAGAGATTTGGCTACCTGGAATATGGCTTGTGTCCTGAAACTCATTTGGCTACTCTTCTTTCGTTTAGGATCAGTTTGGGTGGCCTG GTTTTGGTCTGACAACTGGTCGCCTTTTGGAAACCTCTCAAACTTCTTATCTCCTGCTAGACTCGGCATCCATGCTCAAGCTACTCTCGATCAAGTCTATAACCATGGTAATTGGAGTCTTCCAAATCCCCGATCTGAAAACCAAGTGTCTCTACAAGCTTATTTAACTACTCTACACTTgtccgaagaagaagatcactATGAATGGCAAATGGAGGGTAAGATATATCAAAAATACTCAACACGCGGGATTTACAATTGCATCTACACCCAACACGCCTTGTTTCTTGGTGGCGAGCAGTCTGGAGCAAAGGAGGGATTCCTAGACACAGCTTCTTAA